The Bradysia coprophila strain Holo2 chromosome X unlocalized genomic scaffold, BU_Bcop_v1 contig_12, whole genome shotgun sequence genome window below encodes:
- the LOC119067398 gene encoding nucleoporin Gle1 isoform X2, translated as MRTKIDDWEGSALANAVGATVQSNVPIEPVSNNSNVQREQSKDQWKRDVWHTVDLETERKRSHGTALNLIDCRAIQNKLALRNAERMRQKQIRLEMAKRQDKIIELEDMMENMRLSNLEKSSKKLQKNLLEKEHQIVQLVEQMEKNAQLAEEQAKREIEDHSRKTTEKINRLKRVEEVRGYFQSIKSLKDLFIIIFEKFVKTCISNQQKLPNIQKYIEARERYLQRYENLIKSVNSGNITSSEVDTLEAICDEIKEMQRSVDEEVQSAEELERTIADRNEKLRLEEEKQQLEQQQQQQGLQQQQQRQQELQQQQVQQQQHHQVQQQQVQQSRSDVDTADGPSQIASLTVSHGFASDDRLRHYQSTMQFYEKYAESVKPLQNDGQMKKFRFDLSKCVNILANSISSVTPRHLQDKYDRFALLLSGNSIEIGGTRVNPQEHPLGIRYVNLLVAKMFVKQADSSLALLKANPHTIASLISALWQKFPEFGTLFLAYLYKHSPLIVPYHIQRRPNQSHEDYLKSLGYTFKDNECEDKVNFLKRLTGLVRLYASVIISKTRRSANKPHPHSIEFAWIWLSNELNLDPINDISATMLYEFIVITGSQLWTTYQLQFVKLMQLVRNAYMPKLNETDSGGPTTRLENLVTKILSENKIDPPEDVLADNFW; from the exons ATGCGAACGAAAATTGATGACTGGGAGGGATCTGCATTGGCGAATGCAG TCGGTGCGACTGTCCAGTCAAATGTTCCAATTGAGCCAGTATCAAACAATAGCAATGTGCAGCGAGAGCAGTCTAAAGATCAGTGGAAGCGCGATGTTTGGCACACAGTTGATTTGGAAACAGAGCGAAAGCGCAGCCATGGAACCGCATTAAATCTTATAGACTGCCGAGCTATTCAAAATAAACTGGCATTGAGAAATGCTGAAAGAATGCGCCAAAAGCAGATTCGGTTGGAAATGGCTAAGCGTCAGGATAAAATAATTGAGTTGGAGGATATGATGGAAAATATGAGACTCTCGAATCTTGAGAAATCGTCGaaaaaattgcagaaaaatttattggaaaaggAACATCAAATCGTGCAG CTGGTTGAACAGATGGAAAAAAATGCGCAGCTAGCCGAAGAGCAAGCCAAGCGCGAAATAGAAGACCACAGCAGAAAAACGACAGAGAAGATCAATCGTTTAAAACGGGTTGAGGAAGTCCGCGGTTATTTCCAGTCGATCAAATCGTTAAAGGACCTGTTCATCATAATTTTCGAGAAGTTTGTGAAAACGTGTATTTCGAACCAGCAAAAGCTTCCAAATATCCAGAAATACATTGAGGCTAGGGAACGATATTTGCAGCGCTACGAAAACCTAATAAAATCGGTCAATTCCGGAAACATTACGTCGAGTGAAGTTGATACGTTGGAAGCAATTTGCGATGAAATCAAAGAGATGCAGCGCTCTGTTGACGAGGAGGTACAATCTGCAGAAGAATTGGAACGCACAATTGCCGATCGGAACGAAAAATTGAGACTTGAAGAGGAGAAGCAACAATTggagcagcagcagcaacaacagggactacaacagcaacaacaacgtCAGCAAGAATTACAACAGCAACAAgttcagcaacaacaacatcaccaagttcaacaacaacaagtgCAGCAAAGTAGATCTGACGTGGACACAGCCGATGGACCCAGCCAGATAGCTTCGTTGACCGTTTCGCATGGATTTGCTAGCGATGATAGACTTCGTCATTATCAATCAACAATGCAATTCTACGAAAAGTATGCAGAATCCGTAAAACCTCTACAGAATGACggtcaaatgaaaaaattcagattCGATTTATCGAAATGTGTCAACATCCTGGCAAATTCCATATCGTCTGTAACGCCGCGACATTTACAAGACAAGTACGATCGGTTTGCACTACTTTTATCGGGCAATAGCATTGAAATCGGTGGTACTCGCGTCAATCCTCAGGAGCATCCGCTAGGAATCCGATACGTTAATTTGTTGGTCGCGAAAATGTTCGTG AAACAGGCAGATTCTTCGTTGGCTCTTCTCAAAGCTAATCCCCATACCATTGCATCTTTGATTTCGGCACTATGGCAGAAG TTTCCAGAATTTGGTACCCTTTTTTTGGCCTATTTATATAAGCATAGCCCGTTGATTGTACCATATCATATACAACGGAGACCGAACCAGTCACATGAAGATTATTTAaa ATCGCTGGGCTATACGTTCAAGGACAATGAATGCGAAGACAAGGTGAACTTTCTAAAACGTCTCACCGGTTTGGTTCGATTATATGCTTCGgtaattatttccaaaacaCGACGGTCTGCCAACAAACCACATCCGCACAGCATCGAATTTGCCTGGATTTGGCTGTCGAACGAGCTCAATTTAG ATCCGATAAACGACATTAGTGCAACGATGTTGTATGAATTCATTGTCATCACCGGTTCACAGCTGTGGACCACTTATCAACTTCAGTTTGTAAAGCTGATGCAATTAGTTCGAAATGCATACATGCCCAAATTGAACGAGACCGATTCGGGTG GTCCGACAACAAGACTAGAAAATTTGGTGACAAAAATCTTGagcgaaaataaaatcgatccACCAGAGGATGTGTTGGCGGACAATTTCTGGTGA
- the LOC119067398 gene encoding nucleoporin Gle1 isoform X1, whose product MRTKIDDWEGSALANAAKISHLVNETTIGATVQSNVPIEPVSNNSNVQREQSKDQWKRDVWHTVDLETERKRSHGTALNLIDCRAIQNKLALRNAERMRQKQIRLEMAKRQDKIIELEDMMENMRLSNLEKSSKKLQKNLLEKEHQIVQLVEQMEKNAQLAEEQAKREIEDHSRKTTEKINRLKRVEEVRGYFQSIKSLKDLFIIIFEKFVKTCISNQQKLPNIQKYIEARERYLQRYENLIKSVNSGNITSSEVDTLEAICDEIKEMQRSVDEEVQSAEELERTIADRNEKLRLEEEKQQLEQQQQQQGLQQQQQRQQELQQQQVQQQQHHQVQQQQVQQSRSDVDTADGPSQIASLTVSHGFASDDRLRHYQSTMQFYEKYAESVKPLQNDGQMKKFRFDLSKCVNILANSISSVTPRHLQDKYDRFALLLSGNSIEIGGTRVNPQEHPLGIRYVNLLVAKMFVKQADSSLALLKANPHTIASLISALWQKFPEFGTLFLAYLYKHSPLIVPYHIQRRPNQSHEDYLKSLGYTFKDNECEDKVNFLKRLTGLVRLYASVIISKTRRSANKPHPHSIEFAWIWLSNELNLDPINDISATMLYEFIVITGSQLWTTYQLQFVKLMQLVRNAYMPKLNETDSGGPTTRLENLVTKILSENKIDPPEDVLADNFW is encoded by the exons ATGCGAACGAAAATTGATGACTGGGAGGGATCTGCATTGGCGAATGCAGCAAAAATATCGCACCTGGTTAACGAAACCACAATCGGTGCGACTGTCCAGTCAAATGTTCCAATTGAGCCAGTATCAAACAATAGCAATGTGCAGCGAGAGCAGTCTAAAGATCAGTGGAAGCGCGATGTTTGGCACACAGTTGATTTGGAAACAGAGCGAAAGCGCAGCCATGGAACCGCATTAAATCTTATAGACTGCCGAGCTATTCAAAATAAACTGGCATTGAGAAATGCTGAAAGAATGCGCCAAAAGCAGATTCGGTTGGAAATGGCTAAGCGTCAGGATAAAATAATTGAGTTGGAGGATATGATGGAAAATATGAGACTCTCGAATCTTGAGAAATCGTCGaaaaaattgcagaaaaatttattggaaaaggAACATCAAATCGTGCAG CTGGTTGAACAGATGGAAAAAAATGCGCAGCTAGCCGAAGAGCAAGCCAAGCGCGAAATAGAAGACCACAGCAGAAAAACGACAGAGAAGATCAATCGTTTAAAACGGGTTGAGGAAGTCCGCGGTTATTTCCAGTCGATCAAATCGTTAAAGGACCTGTTCATCATAATTTTCGAGAAGTTTGTGAAAACGTGTATTTCGAACCAGCAAAAGCTTCCAAATATCCAGAAATACATTGAGGCTAGGGAACGATATTTGCAGCGCTACGAAAACCTAATAAAATCGGTCAATTCCGGAAACATTACGTCGAGTGAAGTTGATACGTTGGAAGCAATTTGCGATGAAATCAAAGAGATGCAGCGCTCTGTTGACGAGGAGGTACAATCTGCAGAAGAATTGGAACGCACAATTGCCGATCGGAACGAAAAATTGAGACTTGAAGAGGAGAAGCAACAATTggagcagcagcagcaacaacagggactacaacagcaacaacaacgtCAGCAAGAATTACAACAGCAACAAgttcagcaacaacaacatcaccaagttcaacaacaacaagtgCAGCAAAGTAGATCTGACGTGGACACAGCCGATGGACCCAGCCAGATAGCTTCGTTGACCGTTTCGCATGGATTTGCTAGCGATGATAGACTTCGTCATTATCAATCAACAATGCAATTCTACGAAAAGTATGCAGAATCCGTAAAACCTCTACAGAATGACggtcaaatgaaaaaattcagattCGATTTATCGAAATGTGTCAACATCCTGGCAAATTCCATATCGTCTGTAACGCCGCGACATTTACAAGACAAGTACGATCGGTTTGCACTACTTTTATCGGGCAATAGCATTGAAATCGGTGGTACTCGCGTCAATCCTCAGGAGCATCCGCTAGGAATCCGATACGTTAATTTGTTGGTCGCGAAAATGTTCGTG AAACAGGCAGATTCTTCGTTGGCTCTTCTCAAAGCTAATCCCCATACCATTGCATCTTTGATTTCGGCACTATGGCAGAAG TTTCCAGAATTTGGTACCCTTTTTTTGGCCTATTTATATAAGCATAGCCCGTTGATTGTACCATATCATATACAACGGAGACCGAACCAGTCACATGAAGATTATTTAaa ATCGCTGGGCTATACGTTCAAGGACAATGAATGCGAAGACAAGGTGAACTTTCTAAAACGTCTCACCGGTTTGGTTCGATTATATGCTTCGgtaattatttccaaaacaCGACGGTCTGCCAACAAACCACATCCGCACAGCATCGAATTTGCCTGGATTTGGCTGTCGAACGAGCTCAATTTAG ATCCGATAAACGACATTAGTGCAACGATGTTGTATGAATTCATTGTCATCACCGGTTCACAGCTGTGGACCACTTATCAACTTCAGTTTGTAAAGCTGATGCAATTAGTTCGAAATGCATACATGCCCAAATTGAACGAGACCGATTCGGGTG GTCCGACAACAAGACTAGAAAATTTGGTGACAAAAATCTTGagcgaaaataaaatcgatccACCAGAGGATGTGTTGGCGGACAATTTCTGGTGA
- the LOC119067400 gene encoding synaptotagmin-12, whose protein sequence is MDSIQAVGASAAIIVVVLLMIMFVCHLFGPKATSWVCSNQEEKIGLSQNKIFNANGYLINSGSDILLSSTGSFRRFDSIDRDYKEIGQTSVTTPTWNIPIPEVDIPPQPLRPAPAPSTNRRKSSIDRPVKQQSCDAFVPLNTIIPRPVTKRQMSSPAGTITPINLSDAVAKITNGPRSCTNPFLNGTASITEHDDAGETISSDQVDKPVSFWSETIFTVEKEKALYECNADVANAFQAKSDEKTKPNGNELPLTAFDFARKCSDSSLSNAFENNFVTCGPTNFRNRSLSETEMLEPLDNTKSEIILPTSNDSTNPFRNNLHKTLSETYLEQYLMNQRNRSASQTWTFGRSLSRQGSNSSLTRSQFAIGKENSDANLIRAMSCESVNSESSVILDDLETPAVTGMLCIGLQYDKNTLTDEGVELVVTVMEAKELIRPPNSENVDTFVRIYLVPDETGALQTKLFKNSMCPSYNETFCFWLKNTNKRARRSLWFHLYHSGSVHTLLGEAELKISDVTKPITTWLSLSDSRHNNSVWGELMFSISYLPTAERLTVVVVKARNLKLHDDEQHNTLNNVFVKVYLLKSDRKVFKKKTSIKRTERSPIFNESMTFSVPPYMLNSIQVRLTVVNGAEINGDNNKIKIIPIGHVIVGGNASGKGLRHWNQMLTSLRKPVAMWHALRQSMKRKT, encoded by the exons atggaCAGCATTCAAGCGGTAGGAGCTAGTGCGGCTATTATTGTAGTAGTTCTATTAATGATCATGTTTGTGTGCCATTTATTTGGTCCTAAGGCCACATCTTGGGTATGCTCGAATCAGGAGGAGAAAATTGGCctgtcacaaaataaaatcttcaaTGCCAACGGCTATCTG ATCAATTCTGGTTCCGATATATTGCTCAGTTCGACTGGCAGTTTTCGAAGATTCGATTCAATTGATCGGGATTACAAAGAAATTGGTCAAACTTCGGTCACTACGCCGACGTGGAATATACCAATACCCGAAGTAGATATTCCGCCACAGCCGTTGAGACCAGCACCTGCGCCTAGTacaaatcgaagaaaatcgtCGATCGATCGACCAGTCAAGCAGCAGAG TTGTGATGCATTCGTGCCGTTAAATACGATAATTCCACGTCCGGTCACTAAAAGACAAATGTCGAGTCCAGCTGGAACCATAACGCCCATTAATTTGTCGGATGCGGTTGCAAAAATTACGAATGGACCTCGCTCATGTACGAATCCATTTTTGAATGGTACCGCGTCAATTACCGAACACGATGATGCTGGCGAGACAATCTCTTCTGACCAAGTCGATAAACCGGTTTCATTTTGGAGCGAAACGATATTCACggtagaaaaagaaaaagcttTATACGAATGCAATGCCGATGTGGCGAACGCTTTTCAAGCGAAAAGTGACGAAAAAACGAAGCCGAATGGAAACGAGCTACCACTTACCGCTTTCGATTTCGCCAGAAAATGTTCGGACTCGTCTCTCTCAAATGcattcgaaaacaatttcgtcACATGTGGACCGACAAACTTTCGCAATCGGTCACTATCCGAAACGGAAATGCTGGAGCCATTGGACAATACAAAATCGGAAATCATTTTACCGACCAGCAATGATTCAACAAATCCGTTCCGCAACAACTTGCACAAGACTCTCTCCGAAACGTATCTGGAACAGTATCTGATGAATCAACGGAATCGCAGTGCGTCACAAACGTGGACATTCGGTAGGTCACTATCACGACAAGGATCAAATTCGAGTTTAACTCGATCTCAATTCGCAATTGGAAAGGAAAATAGTGATGCCAATTTGATCCGGGCAATGTCCTGTGAGTCCGTCAATTCCGAGTCGTCGGTCATTTtag ACGACCTGGAAACGCCAGCCGTGACTGGTATGCTGTGCATTGGCTTGCAATATGACAA GAATACGTTAACTGATGAAGGAGTGGAATTAGTAGTCACTGTCATGGAAGCCAAAGAACTCATTCGACCTCCTAATTCGGAAAATGTAGATACTTTTGTTAGAATATATTTGGTACCTGATGAAACGGGAGCTTTACAAACTAAG TTATTTAAAAACTCGATGTGTCCTAGTTACaatgaaactttttgtttttggctcaaaaatacaaacaaacgaGCACGTCGTTCACTGTGGTTTCATTTATATCATAGCGGGAGTGTACATACGCTTTTAG GCGAAGCCGAATTGAAAATTAGCGACGTCACCAAACCAATAACGACATGGCTATCGTTGTCAGACTCTCGCCACAACAATAGCGTGTGGGGTGAATTAATGTTTTCCATAAGTTATCTTCCAACAGCCGAGAGACTTACCGTGGTTGTGGTAAAAGCACGAAATCTGAAATTACATGACGATGAACAGCACAATACACTGAACAATGTCTTTGTAAAA gttTATCTACTCAAAAGCGATCGGAAAGTGTTCAAAAAGAAGACGTCTATTAAACGTACCGAACGCAGTCCCATATTCAACGAATCGATGACGTTCAGTGTACCACCGTATATGTTAAATTCCATTCAAGTTCGTCTGACCGTGGTCAATGGTGCTGAAATTAACGGCGATaataacaaaatcaaaatcattccTATAGGTCATGTCATTGTTGGCGGCAATGCCAGTGGAAAGGGACTGAGGCATTGGAATCAAATGTTAACATCATTACGAAAACCAGTGGCTATGTGGCATGCTCTGCGGCAATCAATGAAAaggaaaacttga
- the LOC119067401 gene encoding uncharacterized protein LOC119067401: MDSIKKIIFLSVIGYWSASVRCQNYFTRTDVADGLSLPYEVQLLEGEDLFIKISKPVTGQTNCNFRSPGNDDVDVENITSNNRIKKWTTETCGIRVTNVSLTDAGHWRLTSSHSNSRARGITLVDVIENHLTNSPGQIYSTSEDISPEGTRYCYVLRPDEERAEFPQHNECLIPEIDKELDANGVWKVIAGIDGKTDEHLFEINVDVKQEKLDVGVERDTELNKIHLRCNLINSKKVITFCRFLRLADDVGFNMDEGIGNTGYRYYGDGIHKHDCGMTIEEPTDVDRSEWKCYVGYTEGSNLRTMGAILDASDTILDPGDELTAENVYALNGTIVKIICKAKHAIDYCWFTHPSGRRISVSDMSELIDSDEYQYYGTGLKLGDCGVKLMDADISDSGTWSCHAGNTDIARIESKKDFTVRISDSHLVASSITKDVMIGSPIIIECTSIPVNLPIEHCRYVLPDGTGFSLNENVTTNNAILETYYFNPNRKRRDGYCSVIVKHATNAHTGLWTCAARVTGRNEESFDDFTILVLENRLSVASIIGMVLGAAFIFAGVIAIGIHGYKRRQRRLLEDDSNSGIDME, translated from the exons atggattcgatcaaaaaaattatatttttgtcgGTCATTGGATACTGGTCAGCATCAGTTCGTTGTCAGAATTATTTTACGCGTACAGATGTGGCAGACGGATTGTCACTTCCCTATGAAGTTCAATTGCTGGAGGGAGAAGatttattcattaaaatatcCAAACCTGTAACCGGTCAAACAAATTGTAACTTTCGTTCTCCCGGCAATGATGATGTGGACGTGGAAAACATAACATCGAATAA TAGAATAAAAAAGTGGACAACCGAAACCTGTGGCATTCGAGTAACGAATGTGTCGTTAACAGACGCTGGACACTGGCGTTTAACATCATCACATTCAAATTCACGGGCTCGTGGTATTACTTTAGTTGATGTGATTG aaaatcattTAACTAATTCACCGGGTCAAATCTATTCAACGTCAGAGGACATTTCGCCGGAGGGAACGAGATACTGTTACGTTTTACGGCCAGATGAGGAAAGAGCCGAATTTCCTCAACATAATGAATGTTTGATACCCGAAATTGATAAAGAACTTGATGCCAACGGTGTGTGGAAAGTGATAGCAGGCATAGATGGGAAAACGGACGAgcatttgtttgaaattaatgTCGATGTTAAAC AGGAAAAGCTCGATGTTGGCGTTGAACGTGACACTGAACTAAATAAGATACACTTACGGTGCAATCTAATTAACTCGAAAAAGGTCATAACATTTTGTCGATTTCTTCGGCTGGCCGACGATGTTGGATTTAACATGGACGAGGGTATAGGGAACACGGGATACAG GTATTATGGCGACGGAATTCATAAACACGACTGTGGTATGACAATTGAGGAGCCAACGGACGTCGATCGGTCCGAATGGAAATGCTATGTTGGTTACACTGAAGGTTCTAACTTGCGAACTATGGGTGCCATTCTAGACGCAAGTGACACAATATTGGATCCAGGAGATG AACTAACTGCAGAAAATGTTTACGCACTGAATGGAACGATTGTCAAGATAATATGCAAAGCCAAACATGCTATAGACTATTGTTGGTTTACACATCCCAGCGGACGACGAATATCTGTATCCGATATGTCGGAATTGATTGATTCAGATGAATATCAGTATTATGGAACTGGCTTGAAATTGGGTGATTGTGGGGTTAAGCTGATGGATGCAGATATAAGTGATAGCGGTACATGGTCGTGTCATGCGGGGAACACGGACATAGCTAGAATTGAATCGAAAAAAGATTTCACCGTACGAATATCCG ACTCTCACTTGGTCGCTTCGTCGATAACAAAAGATGTTATGATAGGTTCGCCAATTATAATCGAATGTACATCGATTCCAGTTAATCTGCCAATCGAACACTGCAGATATGTTCTACCAGATGGAACGGGTTTCAGTTTGAATGAGAACGTCACCACAAACAA TGCAATTCTCGAAACGTATTActtcaatccgaaccgaaaacGTCGAGATGGTTACTGTTCCGTAATCGTAAAACATGCGACCAATGCCCACACTGGATTGTGGACCTGTGCTGCGAGAGTAACCGGAAGAAATGAAGAAAGTTTCGATGATTTTACGATTCTTGTGTTGGAAAATAGACTGTCGGTGGCTTCCATTATTGGAATGGTGCTAGGCGCTGCATTTATATTCGCTGGCGTAATAGCGATTGGCATCCACGGTTATAAAAGAAGACAACGGCGATTGTTGGAGGATGATTCGAATAGTGGAATAGACATGGAATAA